The following DNA comes from Thermococcus piezophilus.
AAAATACTCTACAGCTTCTTCCACAGCTTTATCCACTGCAAACTGAATAACGGTACCAACAATAGTACCTGCAATGGGATCTTTTAGTAAGAGTGCCGTTGCTCCTCCAGCAATAAGGCCTGCCGGTTTAGAGATGACGTCTGATAACCATTTATTCCCAAAGGTATGTATATAAGTCACATAGGTAGCAATAGCCCCACCTTTTCCTAGAAGATATTCCGCGTTTATATCGTACATGACCTGGATAAAGCCCCGTTTTATCTGATCCCCCACTTTAAAGCTCAAATGATGCTCAAGAACCCCACTCTGCCAGTCAAAGCTGGTATTGTCTGCAGTTTTTACAACATCATGATTACCAAATACACTACCCTGCTCCAGCTGGCCACCCCACACATCCACTGGCTCTACAAGAACATTTTCACTAGCCTTTCCAACTACAGTCGTTATTGATATGACATCCATGTCCCCACTGTCAGCCAGATCCTCAGTCAAATCCCATTCCCAGTAATAGTCAATAAACAAAGTGGCATATTGTTGCTGAATAGGAATAGTCAAAGTAAGGTCACTTTGTGAAACCCATGTGTCAGGATGAGGTAGGCCCTTACCAAATTTTTGAGACTCTACTGAAGAAATTCCCCTCGATACATGAATACTGAAAGTCTTTTTGATTTCTCCAAGTTTAACAATTCCATATTTCTCTAACAGCATATCTGCTTCCCTCGTCCGTTCTTGTGCTTTTAGCGTTACATATTCCTTCATAACTTGCTTTAAAATATCCCTTGTAATCTTTGGTCCCTATCCTTGCATACCCGATGCCTCAACGGGTATGGCACTAATACCAAACACTAGTAGTACTAATATCATGCTACCCAAGATCTGGTGTTTTATATAGACCACCCCCCAACATTTTCATTACATTTGTTGATGATCCAACATATAAGTTTTTCTTTTTTGTCAAAAGTAATTTCTTTTTTTAGTAGTGTTTCTTTCTAATCATGATTTATCTGAGACTTTGGGACAAAAGAAAGAGGAATAAGCTGATGAACAAATTAGCACAACTATCCATTAATTCAAAACATGTTCTCAGATATCACCAAAAATTGATTTTAACATCTTCCTGCTAACGGAGGTTTTTTAAGTCTACGGCTTTAACTTCTCCCCATCGGACGAAAGCCTTAAAGTAAGGGCCTTTCAAACCTGCGCTATTTGGAGGTGGTAGCATGGACAAGGTTTACTTAACCTGGTGGCAGATAGATAGGGCCGTCTTCGCGCTCGCCGAAGAGATGAGGAAGAAATTCATGCCTGACCTCATAGTCGGCGTCGCCAGGGGCGGCCTTATTCCAGCTGTAAGGCTCAGCCACATCCTCGGTGACGTTGACGTCAAGGTCATAGCCGTCAAGTTCTACAAGGATATAGAGGAGCACATGGAGAAACCCGTGGTGACCATACCGCTGCACGGCTCACTGGATGGAAAGAGGGTCGTCATAGTGGACGACGTCAGCGATACTGGGAAGACCCTCGAGGTGGTCATTGAGGAGGTCAAGAAGCTCGGCGCCAAGGAAGTAAAGGTCGCATGTTTGAGTATGAAGCCCTGGACAAAGATCGTTCCGGACTTCTACGTCTTCAGGACCGACAAGTGGATAGTCTTCCCCTGGGAAGAGTTCCCTGTTGTTGTGAGGGAGTGAGGTTTCTTTTTTTACTTTCCGCTAGAAAGTCAGATTCC
Coding sequences within:
- a CDS encoding phosphoribosyltransferase, translating into MDKVYLTWWQIDRAVFALAEEMRKKFMPDLIVGVARGGLIPAVRLSHILGDVDVKVIAVKFYKDIEEHMEKPVVTIPLHGSLDGKRVVIVDDVSDTGKTLEVVIEEVKKLGAKEVKVACLSMKPWTKIVPDFYVFRTDKWIVFPWEEFPVVVRE